The following are encoded in a window of Anopheles coluzzii unplaced genomic scaffold, AcolN3 scaffold_25_ctg1, whole genome shotgun sequence genomic DNA:
- the LOC125908272 gene encoding uncharacterized protein LOC125908272, which produces MPPKKAMPSKVDMMRVTSQIHNLESFVQAYTSEHASQCESRLETLEKCWIAFDSMQTVLEDGEEDEQQLTRLFKERNEMYDRYCFIKGHLTSCKMEMNSTVIENDLNASIPVAASPHLHLPKISLPTFDGKITEWLSFKDRFTAMIASSTDIPDVMKLEYLLASLKGDVSKRFEYVDIAAENYSTTWKALLDRYDNTRALKREYFKAIYSVAPMKDSSIEELRRVTDEFARLTQGASKLKEPINHWDTPLANLLLYKLDPNSVLAWEQFSSSDDNDSFSKLIDFLHSRIRILAAPAQVSLSSPKPSTSKVAGNKQSKSLANASVASTSNRCHACDQSHLLFQCDVFKSMNVSERRKLVNTNKLCFNCFRSGHAARECRSHHKCYKCKRNHHTLLHLEELTTINEDTSTNVQVDTTSHICTNNLTVLLQTAAVNVIDDAGNSYQELASVKVTSTAL; this is translated from the exons ATGCCACCGAAGAAAGCGATGCCATCCAAGGTGGACATGATGCGCGTCACCTCGCAAATACATAACCTAGAAAGCTTCGTCCAAGCGTACACCAGCGAACATGCCTCCCAATGTGAATCCCGGTTGGAAACCCTAGAAAAGTGCTGGATAGCATTTGATAGCATGCAAACAGTTCTAGAGGATGGGGAAGAAGATGAACAACAACTTACACGCCTGTTtaaagaacggaatgaaatGTACGATCGTTACTGCTTCATTAAGGGCCATCTAACATCAtgcaaaatggaaatgaacaGCACAGtaattgaaaatgatttgaaCGCGAGCATCCCTGTTGCTGCTTCCCCACACCTACACCTGCCGAAAATAAGTTTACCGACATTTGATGGAAAAATTACTGAATGGCTCAGCTTCAAAGATAGATTCACAGCAATGATTGCATCATCTACCGATATTCCGGATGTTATGAAACTGGAGTACCTTCTAGCTTCGTTAAAGGGTGATGTTTCTAAACGGTTTGAGTATGTTGACATTGCTGCCGAAAATTATTCAACCACTTGGAAAGCGTTGCTAGATAGATACGACAATACCAGAGCACTAAAGCGTGAATACTTTAAAGCCATTTACTCCGTCGCACCTATGAAAGATAGTTCTATAGAAGAATTGCGTCGCGTAACCGATGAATTTGCTCGACTTACCCAAGGAGCAAGCAAATTGAAAGAGCCTATTAACCATTGGGATACGCCGCTTGCCAATTTGTTGCTTTACAAACTTGATCCAAACAGCGTCTTAGCTTGGGAACAATTCTCTTCAAGTGATGATAATGATAGTTTCTCTAAACTCATTGATTTTTTACACTCAAGAATCCGAATTCTAGCCGCACCAGCCCAAGTTTCATTGTCATCGCCTAAACCAAGTACGTCGAAGGTGGCCGGTAATAAACAAAGTAAGAGCTTGGCGAACGCCAGCGTAGCGTCCACATCCAACCGTTGCCACGCCTGTGACCAATCACACCTACTCTTCCAATGCGATGTTTTCAAATCAATGAATGTTAGTGAACGTAGAAAGCTCGTCAACACgaataaattatgtttcaatTGCTTTAGAAGTGGTCATGCAGCAAGGGAATGTAGATCGCATCATAAATGCTACAAATGTAAACGCAACCACCATACATTACTCCATTTAGAAGAGCTTACAACCATAAATGAAGATACATCCACAAATGTACAAGTTGATACGACTTCACATATTTGCACCAATAATTTAACCGTATTACTACAAACTGCAGCAGTTAATGTAATAGATGATGCCGGAAACAGTTATCAA GAATTGGCCAGCGTGAAAGTAACATCAACCGCGCTATAG